In the Malaya genurostris strain Urasoe2022 chromosome 1, Malgen_1.1, whole genome shotgun sequence genome, one interval contains:
- the LOC131426127 gene encoding proton-coupled amino acid transporter-like protein CG1139 has protein sequence MAPNIYDVETAPLLDENSNNQRLKPSPLDAALNGNKTLFYGSTINKWQKIIRYDPLQHRKLDNPTTNLDTLMHMLNGNLGTGILAMPNAFKNSGLYVGLFATLIMGVICTHCMHILVKCSHELCRRYEVPSISFSELGRYAFESGPNALYRVGRLIGVLINCFLILMQIGFCCVYFLFVAVNLCDFLAYVSIEVDVFTVLLCLLVPMIAMNMIRSLKYLTPTSLVASVLAISGITIAFMFLLQDLPHSSSVTPISEWSTMPLFFGTAMYAFEGIGVILPLENNMKTPKDFCRWNGVLNTGMTIVVCLYSSVGFYGYLKYGDEAQGSITLNLPSEEFLAQSVRLLMAIAVFASYALQFYVPMTIVGPTVRSWFGSQSAKSAAECTARVALVLLTFTLAAIIPNLGAFISLVGAVSTSTLALVFPPIIEIVTYWPGRKYGTGNWILWKNIAICAFGLVGFFIGTSTSVVEIITKWE, from the exons ATGGCACCGAATATCTACGATGTCGAAACTGCTCCACTGTTGGATGAAAACAGTAACAATCAAAGGTTAAAGCCGTCTCCTTTGGATGCCGCACTGAACGGTAACAAAACGTTGTTCTACGGTTCAACGATCAACAAATGGCAGAAGATAATTCGCTACGATCCGCTACAGCACCGGAAACTGGACAACCCAACTACTAACCTGGACACCTTGATGCACATGTTGAATGGGAATCTCGGAACCGGTATCCTGGCGATGCCAAATGCGTTCAAAAACTCCGGCCTGTACGTGGGACTGTTTGCCACTCTGATCATGGGAGTGATCTGTACCCATTGCATGCACATCTTGGTGAAATGTTCGCACGAACTCTGCCGGCGCTATGAGGTACCGTCAATATCCTTTTCGGAACTAGGTCGGTACGCTTTCGAGTCCGGCCCGAATGCTCTCTACCGTGTCGGTCGCCTGATCGGGGTTCTGATCAATTGCTTTCTGATACTGATGCAGATTGGTTTTTGCTGTGTATACTTCCTGTTCGTGGCCGTCAATCTGTGCGACTTCCTGGCATACGTATCGATCGAGGTTGACGTTTTCACCGTGCTGCTGTGTCTGCTGGTGCCGATGATCGCAATGAACATGATCCGATCGTTGAAATATCTCACACCAACCTCGCTGGTAGCGTCCGTCCTGGCGATCTCCGGAATTACGATCGCATTCATGTTCCTACTGCAGGATCTACCGCACAGCAGCTCGGTGACACCGATATCCGAATGGAGCACAATGCCACTGTTTTTCGGGACGGCCATGTACGCCTTCGAAGGAATCGGTGTCATACTGCCTCTGGAGAACAACATGAAAACACCGAAGGACTTTTGCCGTTGGAACGGAGTGCTGAACACGGGCATGACCATCGTTGTGTGCCTGTACTCGTCAGTCGGATTCTACGGATATCTCAAGTACGGCGATGAAGCCCAAGGTAGCATCACGCTCAATCTGCCCAGTGAAGAATT TTTGGCGCAGTCGGTCCGGCTACTGATGGCGATCGCTGTGTTCGCCTCCTACGCACTACAGTTTTACGTTCCTATGACCATCGTAGGGCCAACGGTACGCAGCTGGTTCGGGTCTCAGAGTGCCAAAAGTGCGGCCGAGTGTACCGCCCGAGTGGCACTGGTTCTGCTTACCTTCACGCTGGCAGCGATCATTCCCAATCTCGGAGCCTTCATCTCGCTGGTCGGTGCGGTTAGTACCTCGACACTGGCTCTGGTGTTTCCACCGATCATCGAAATCGTAACCTACTGGCCGGGTCGGAAGTACGGCACCGGGAACTGGATCCTCTGGAAGAACATTGCGATCTGTGCGTTCGGTCTGGTAGGATTCTTCATCGGAACGAGCACGAGCGTGGTGGAAATCATCACAAAATGGGAATAG